aacttagcagtttggcaaaagagactgtttgaataagtaccgggcttaaaaaaataaatactagggttgattttattcgactaaaaaaagACATTCTCTatgctggtgccccagcatggttgtagtctaatgactgaatcaagtagaAGGATTAAAAAGTAAAAGGCAGATGTTAGAGAAGGGTGAACTGTATGGTCGGGGTTTTACGTTACATTACTCTGTGTTGCTTCATTTTGTCTCCTGAGAATTAGATGTTGGACTTTATTAGAGAAAAGTTATCGATAAGacaaacatatttaataatacaCTCTCACATTTTAATCTAGACTCTGAGAAATAGAGATTGAACATTTTAGTGGGGTAAAGTTATTTACAACAGACGTctgttggtaccatgtaaaaagcgttggtgccacataaaaagcacccagtatactgtaaaatggttggtattaggaagggcatccagccatagaaaccatgccagaatagaCAATGGCACCTGGTAAGGTCAGGGGCTggatcagttcctgtcaaactgtccaacccatgtcagcatggaaaatgaaaaatgatCAGATAATACTTTAGTTTTCAACCATTTAATGCTACACCAAAGATGAGCTATCAAACCTTATTCTCAAAAGAACTGACATTTTTCTTGTGTATTCAtataaggtttttatttctttctttccctacATTAGGTTTAACATATCAAGTACTGCGTGGCTTAAGGTCAGCATTGAAGAACACCAATTTGCATATTAAAAGAGTGAGTTCTTACCATGGGCCTCATGGCTTTGCTTTTGTGAAACCAGAAAAGGTTTCCAAAACACTTTTGGTTCCAGCACACATACAACGACCACCCTATGTATCTGTACATGGTAACGACCCTCATCCTAATTTTATAGAAATCCACTCTGACCAACAAATAGATTCCATCAGAAATTCCTGCAGTTTGGCAAGGAGAATTCTTGACCTTACTTCTCAACACTTGAAagtaagttttgaaatttttttcaatatttcaatgtaatttaaaaaaattttttatgtgtTCTGAGCTGCATTCCTACCTTAAAAACATACTATTTTTATAACAATGGCCAGAGTAGATATAATTCACAACTCAAATCCAAACACTATACGCTTTTGAAAATCTTATATGAAACCAGTCAGGTATATTCctataatttaaaatatgattaaattctaattaattccAATTTATTCTGTCTGCATTTTCAAGTTCATTTTTTCTGTTCCTCAATTTGCTTGGATTAATAAccatttttatacatacaaacacatgcatgtgtctatctgtctgtctacacacactcatatatgaaaTATAGTGTATTTGACAGAAAAGCTTGTTCCCtattaaaccctttagcatttaaccctttcgttaccaattcagctgaaaccggctctggctctgagtacaaatgtcttgttttcataagttttgaattaaaatcttccaccaaactttagtcacaatttatgttcctaacactcgattaatgataactaagttattttactaaattctttgttatattcaaaattaattgaaacaaacacagagcatctcaaaataaatacagtaacaaaagggtttaaactggtcagatctggcttCTATCATTAACCCCCTAAAATCATTCTTAAAGGAAACAATCTCATCAATAAGATCTCAAGGCTACAGGgtattgcatgattaattcaaaactatatgAATATACAAGTATTAAAGTTGACAATGATTTGAATGCTTAACGGAtaatcaaatacatacacatgtgtatagagaacaaagtgtatgtatgccactatatatgtatatatatagaaatacaaaatgggacaagaacgcaaaacatccagacagttaggtgatacaaaaagggacaacaaaacatccagacagttaggtgatacaaaaagggacaacaaaacatccagatagacgatacaaaaatacaaggacaggtcattcgaagctttctatcctcagtcaagaaacaagttcatcctcgcaatttcggctgattaatcttgagattactccgatctggccagccccaaggaaaaactaagctaagagcattagattccttggaagaaagcatcgaatgtatacaaaaacaaggacggaaaaacagacattGGTACACAAGTATAAATacagtatacatgtataaacatgtagatgtgcatgtctgtatgtgtgtttgtatataaatttgtgtgtgtggatccTGTGAGCCTCATTCATTAACTGGTAGCAGCCTAGCTACTGCTGCTctgcaaatataatttataattataatttttcacgTGGCttcagtctgatgactgaaatgagtaaatgataaaaagataaatgATTGATCACATCTGATTGATCACATGTATACTTTGTGTGTAAAACTGAGTACAGTGAGGGAAGTCAATGACCACTCTGCAGGATTCATACAATTTCCACAATGTGTTgagttctcttttcttttgtttgtgtacatgtgtgtgtatcaaggtcAGATTAAGACTCATAGAGGCCCTAAAGCACTTGAAAGATTTTGatatcccccatatatatatatgattcaaaatatcatcatcaatgtttagcgtccgctttccatgctagcatgggttggatggttcaactggggtctgggaagccagaaggctgcaccaggcccagtctgatctggcaatgtttctacggctggatgcccttcctaacgccaaccactctgtgagtgtagtgggtgctttttacgtgccacctgcacaggtgccagacggagctggcaaacggccacgatcagatggtgctttttacgtgccactggcatggaggccaggtgaggctggcaacggtcacgatcggatggtgctttttacgtgctgctggcacgtaatataatgcaaaatataaacaataataaatgataaaataaattatatttttcacaatCAGAAGAAAACTGAGATGGAAAatagtgtttatttttgtatatttccacttTATATTTGACACGTTtcctccaattattattattatttttttactgtaAAGTCTTTGATCAAACCCTCATAATTAATATGCAACACATCTGCTTccatacttagtagagataagacatgttgattattattttagtgattttaaagtgatttcttttgtgctgtaaaccatttaccatttctgtggtgccccttcCTTCCTTTGATACCCTATGCaactgcttattttgcttaatggttaacccagttctggtgtatatatatatgtatgtatgcatgcaatggGACTGGGTTAAATTGATGTGTAAAAATGTCCACAAAAGTGCATCAAGCAGATgaaatagagtcaaatatattttttatattacagttatatgcagtaaggatgatgatgatgatgatgaagatgtggtGGGGTTGAATGTGTAATCCTTTGCACATCTCCAAGGACCAGAATAGGATGAGTGTTCTGCCCACCTCTTGAAACACCCTTTACATTGCACCAGATGGAGTGTATGGTGGGAGATGTTGAAAAAAGGGTTAGATTCACTTATGAGGGGTCGttgaaaagttgctggctttgggtaaaagaggatcatttcggtttgaacggcagttttttctagcagtgtcatatgcaattgtcacccataattatgaccctagtatcgatctattgcatttcaatctgttttaggttaggggtggggggaagggtatcttttttttcttcccaaatgtaaacgagggacatattcatacggtacagaatgtttctTACTtcaatagatgtcagtgattggtttaaattgcagaaattgaagaaaaaaaacaacaaacatcttacaaactatagcattttctcaataaagccaagagaaaaagatgttttataaacacattcaaaccgaaaagatccctaaaagaaaatagaagaggatcagttaattatgattttattctacatattCCCCTCAAAttctcacacttattgcagtgacccttcagtttttctaagccctgaaaaAGAACTCATCAGGTTGGGCCTCcgaccaggcctttcatgatatccttaaagccaggaacttttcagcacccatttGTATATCTTATGAGAGAAACCCCATTGAGGCAGTTACTGGGAGAAAAGGAAGGTAGAATAGGCAACTCTAGAAGATCTTGAGGTCAAGGGGCCAAACATGATGACCGATGGGAGCCTCTGTTTCATTgctcaatctgttagaaataacagcttcaTCTCTGAAATCCTCTTAAATAAGATTAGAACAGATTATATGTTATAGTCCTACATCAAAGACCTTTTTTTTGCTCATGGTTGGAAAGCTTTTGATCTGTgggatcagggttgacctgggagCTATACATTAACCTgacctgtgtgtgtgcctgcacgtGTATGAATGTAATGTGTACTGGTGCTCCATTGATTATGATGacgggggttccagttgatccaaccaatggaacaccctgctcgtgaaattactgTGCAAGTGGCCGAGTGCTCCACAGATtcatgtactcttaatgtaggtctcagggagattcaacctgacaaggctggtccttcaAAATACaggtactctctttactctctttattacttgtttcagtcttgtgtctgtggccatgctggagcaccatttttagttgagcaaatcgaccccaggacttattctttgtaaacctactacttattctatcggtctcttttgccgaactgctaagttacggggacgtaaacacaccagcattggttgtcaagcgatgttgggggggacaaacacagacacacaaacatatacacacgcgtacatatatttatacacacacacacacacacacatatatgcgacgggctcctttcagtttccgtctcacaaggctatagtagaagacacttgcccaaggtgtcacgcactgggactgaacctggaaccatgtggtttgtaagcaagctacttaccacacagccactcctactgctcatttttgccggccaagtggactggagcaatatgaaatgaagtgctggAAATCAAACTCGTCATCTTCCGATTGtgaaccaaataccctaaccactaggctactcattgtaatgtgtatgagtgtatacatgtatgcgatGTGTGGATATGCATATGAGTTTGTGTAGATatctatgtaatgtgtgtgtatggtgtctgtctgtgtataatgcgtgagtgtatataaattGAAACCACACTGTTTTGGGACTTTCTTCAATTCCCCACCTTGACTAACGAAGCTTGTCATTTCAGGTGGGCATCACAACTGATGAGCTGGACAAGATCGTACACAACCTGTGCATCGACCATGATGCCTATCCATCTCCTCTCTTTTACAACAATTATCCCAAGTCAGTTTGTACATCAGTCAATAATGTTGCCTGCCATGGAATCCCCGACTCTCGACCTCTACAAAATGGTGACATCATCAACATTGATATTACGGTAgggaaacttatatatatgcacacatacacatatgacacatatacatacatatacagatgacacatatgcatatatgtgaatgacaaaattccgctgaggtagattttacctttcatcctttcgggggttgataaattaagtaccagttatgcactggggtcgatgtaattgacttaatccctttgtctgtccttgtttgccccctctatgtttagccccttgtgagcaataaagaattaagatatgttagcacaccgggcgaaatgcttagcggtatttcgtctgccgttacgttctgagttcaaattccgccgaggtcgattaaataagtaccagttacacaatcgatttattccgtttgtctgtccttgtttgtcctctctgtgtttagctccttgtgggtagtaaagaaataggtatttcgtctgctgttacattctgagttcaaattccgccaaggtccactttgcctttcatcctttccagggtcgataaattaagtaccagttacgcactggggtcgatgtcatcgacgtaatccatttgtctgtccttgtttgtcccctccgtgtttagccccttgtgggcaatgaagaaataagccATTCACATCTACTATTCTGCAAAAAGATGTCTGGCCTTGGGGAAATATTCTCTTGTTTGGAAggcagcaggctggcagaatgGTTCCCATGCTGGAAAACAGTGCAtcgtagcatttcttctgactttatgttctgagttcaaatgtcaccaaagttgattttgtctttcatcctttcaaggtccataaaataaagtatcagttatgtAATAGGTGGTGGTGCTGCTTGGGGGGCATATTTGATTTACTCCCTACCTGAAATTGAAGgctttctaccaaaatttgaaaccagtattaccttgtttagaaacaggtgaggtttggcaactGGAAGGACATTTACCTGTAAAAAAGTTTGCCTCAACAAACTCCTCCTTCTGACCtttggaagcatggaaaagtggatattaaaaggattattgtatgtgtgcatttactcttacttgttttagtcatttgactgtggccatgctggagcacttccttcagtcgagcaaattgaccctggaacttattcttttgtaagcctagtacttattctatcggtatcttttgccgaaccgctaagttatggtgaagtaaacacaccagcatcggttgtcaagcgatgttgggagggacaaacatatacacatacatacatatatatacataagcgcaggagtggctgtgtggtaagtagcttgctaaccaaccacatggttccgggttcagtcccactgtgtggcatcttgggcaagtgtcttctgctatagccctgggccgaccaatgccttgtgggtggatttggtagagggaaactgaaagaagcctgtcgtatatatatatatatatatgtgtgtctgtgtttgtgtgtctgtatttgtccccctagcattgcttgacaaccgatgctggtgtgtttacgtctccgtcacttagcaattcggcaaaagagactgatagaataagtactgggcttacaaagaataagtcccggggtcgatttgctcgactaaaggcggtgctccagcatggccgcagtcaaatgactgaaacaagtaaaagagtaaaagagagatacatatatacgacgggcttctttcagtttccgtctaccaaatccactcacaagactttggtcgacccgaggctatagcagaagacacttgcccaaggtgccacacactgggactgaacccagaaccatgtggttggtaaacaagctacttaccacacagccactcctatgctacTTATATATTCTACAGAAAATCAAGGAATTCTGAAATGCACAATGGCTGTGAAGACAATTTAGAAAATTAGGTAAATATCCTTTAAAAGCTGGAAAACGGAGGCCAGGAAACCCCTTCACTGAACTGGAGACCAAACCTCTCAGATACCGGTGCTCTGTACCCTCTTAGCTTAATAGTACAACAGAGTGCTCAACTGAAATTTGAGATGTACAGGGTTTGATTCTCTTTAGAAGCTTGccggccaattttttttttccatcttctaaAGGACATTTAACCCAATATTCTAAGCTGTCTTTGCAGCCATTCTGCATGTGAGAATTGatttattttctgtagaatacTCCCTTGATGCTTCCAGGTTTgtttacaaaatacatacatatgtatgtacgcacgtacatacgATTGGGTACTGAAaggttcctgactttgggtaaaagaaaatagaggaggatcagttaattatgattttatccgaTATATCCCCCTCTCAGATTTGCATActcattgcagcagtccttcagattttctaagccctgtaaaggaaCTTAGAAACTTGGATGATTATGCCATCACGCAATACCCTTAAAATCAGGAAGTTCTCAGCACCCCttcccatatatgtatacatatatacataaggcggtgagctggcagaaacgttagcacgctgggcgaaatgcttagcggtatttcgtctgccgctacgttctgagttgaaattccgctgaggttgactttgcctttcatcctttcggggtcgattaaataagtaccagttacacactggggtcgatataatcgacttaatccgtttgtctgtccttgtttgtcctctctgtgtttagccccttgtgggtagtaaagaaata
This Octopus sinensis linkage group LG23, ASM634580v1, whole genome shotgun sequence DNA region includes the following protein-coding sequences:
- the LOC115223519 gene encoding methionine aminopeptidase 1D, mitochondrial, whose translation is MSGLTYQVLRGLRSALKNTNLHIKRVSSYHGPHGFAFVKPEKVSKTLLVPAHIQRPPYVSVHGNDPHPNFIEIHSDQQIDSIRNSCSLARRILDLTSQHLKVGITTDELDKIVHNLCIDHDAYPSPLFYNNYPKSVCTSVNNVACHGIPDSRPLQNGDIINIDITVYINGYHGDVSETYLIGDVDERGQQLVETARRALMEAINICKDDVPFSEIGRKINDVVTAADFQVIPDFCGHGIGRYFHGLPDIFHIDLGCKTRMKENMVFTIEPLVCEGSPAIKVLSDGWTAVTRDFSRSAQFEHCVRVTQHGAEILTQ